The Eleginops maclovinus isolate JMC-PN-2008 ecotype Puerto Natales chromosome 3, JC_Emac_rtc_rv5, whole genome shotgun sequence genome includes a region encoding these proteins:
- the LOC134862126 gene encoding LOW QUALITY PROTEIN: transmembrane protein 74 (The sequence of the model RefSeq protein was modified relative to this genomic sequence to represent the inferred CDS: inserted 1 base in 1 codon) — protein sequence MDSPELLPADERGKQRDPPDVLDRVSGALLHARKSGGSTGGLHPGEGVCNPARGSHAQSHSAPRTAPRRGGAEFKLGHLGEEKVKVCCDEELETSFTYIDXNVNLRLASPDSKSTHRPVRNGEPCSETLPEFSFMSEDDLSFGEGPGTSIDYGFISAVTFLVTGISLVIISYAVPRDVVVDRDSVSAREMERLEMESARIGAHLDRCVIAGLCLLTLGGVVLSTLLMISMWKGEMYRRKVIAYSKRSAKLYGSISLKTRSSPSHSSAHLSLEEEIEETLA from the exons ATGGATTCTCCGGAGCTGCTTCCCGCAGATGAGAGAGGCAAGCAGCGCGATCCTCCCGACGTCCTTGACCGGGTTTCCGGCGCGCTGCTGCATGCCCGCAAGTCCGGTGGATCAACAGGGGGATTGCACCCGGGGGAGGGCGTCTGTAACCCGGCCCGAGGCAGCCATGCCCAGAGTCATTCAGCACCAAGGACGGCGCCGCGCAGGGGAGGCGCGGAGTTTAAACTCGGTCACCTCGGCGAGGAGAAAGTAAAGGTGTGTTGCGACGAGGAATTAGAGACATCTTTCACTTATATCG GAAATGTTAACCTACGACTGGCCAGCCCGGATAGCAAAAGTACTCACAGGCCTGTGCGCAATGGCGAGCCTTGCTCCGAGACTTTACCGGAGTTTTCCTTCATGTCAGAGGACGATCTCTCCTTCGGGGAGGGCCCTGGGACTTCTATAGACTATGGCTTCATCAGTGCAGTCACGTTCTTGGTAACCGGGATCTCCTTGGTGATCATCTCCTACGCCGTGCCTCGCGATGTGGTGGTGGACCGTGACAGTGTGTCGGCAAGGGAGATGGAGAGGCTGGAAATGGAGAGCGCGCGGATAGGCGCCCACCTGGATCGGTGCGTCATAGCGGGGCTGTGCCTGCTCACGCTGGGAGGTGTGGTGCTCTCGACGCTGCTCATGATCTCCATGTGGAAAGGGGAGATGTACAGGAGGAAGGTAATCGCTTATTCCAAGCGTTCAGCCAAACTGTACGGCTCTATCAGCCTGAAGACCAGATCCAGCCCCAGCCACTCTTCCGCACATTTGTCCCTGGAGGAAGAGATAGAAGAAACTTTGGCTTAA